A single window of Neospora caninum Liverpool complete genome, chromosome XII DNA harbors:
- a CDS encoding DEHA2F06798p, related: protein MNSGGKYVPPSLRGGAQPGAAQGGLQGSAAPAAFAPSAVPSSPYGAAGPALSSSPASSLNAGGVSPGDDVSPQGVSPNQRRTAAQVLAGMSGTGASRRAKASYPLRVVEVDSLVLMKVLKHCKENYPTPVNGQLLGIDCKDRLEVTNCFPLPQKKDIIAQVQREKGISEKDLEERIDEEFDKYQDKMAELMHDVNVDCFTVGWYQTLSFGDLKNKDIIDSLVLYQEAIDKAIVLGFDPMLNSMAKKAFKAYRVNPEFVQKYQEFEQDVSKYNKLRAKDILIEVPLVVVNPFLVEAFLMDWAVHDPLQNQADFDSLELDQSVYMEKNLSMLSMSLEALGDEQDKLQRYQRESLKQQQLQKQLLERRRLENDQRRLRGEPLLPADLDGPAFRKIDPPSQLNTLMMSSQAQLQCEDINAACSETLGKMFLLHWGNLRKKQTPAGLSAAVAAAAADAK from the exons ATGAACTCTGGGGGCAAGTACGTTCCGCCGAGCCTGCGCGGTGGAGCGCAGCCTGGCGCCGCGCAAGGTGGCCTCCAAGGCTCCGCAGCGCCCGCGGCTTTCGCTCCTTCCGctgtcccttcctcgccctaCGGCGCCGCAGGTCCggcgctctcttcgtcgcccgcctcctccctgAACGCCGGCGGTGTCTCCCCCGGCGATGACGTGTCTCCTCAAGGCGTGAGTCCGAACCAGCGACGCACAGCTGCTCAGGTTCTCGCGGGCATGTCGGGGACCGGAGCCTCTCGACGCGCGAAGGCTTCTTATCCGCTGCGCGTCGTCGAAGTCGACAGCCTCGTGCTCATGAAGGTTCTCAAACACTGCAAGGAAAACTACCCGACACCCGTGAACGGCCAACTCCTCGGGATCGACTGCAAAGACAGACTGGAAGTCACCAActgcttccctctccctcaaAAGAAG GACATCATTGCGCAAGTccagcgcgagaagggaatTAGCGAGAAGGATCTGGAGGAGAGGATCGACGAGGAGTTCGACAAGTACCAAGACAAGATGGCGGAGCTTATGCACGACGTGAACGTGGACTGCTTCACCGTCGGTTGGTACCAGACGCTGTCTTTCGGGGACCTGAAGAACAAGGACATCATCGACTCGCTGGTGCTCTACCAGGAAGCGATCGACAAGGCCATTGTGCTCGGCTTTGACCCGATGCTGAACTCGatggcgaagaaggcgttcAAGGCGTACCGCGTCAACCCGGAGTTCGTGCAAAAGTACCAGGAATTCGAGCAGGATGTCTCCAAGTACAACAAACTCCGCGCGAAGGACATCCTCATTGAG GTCCCCCTCGTCGTGGTGAATCCGTTCCTGGTCGAGGCCTTCCTGATGGACTGGGCAGTGCACGACCCGCTGCAGAACCAGGCGGACTTTGACAGCTTGGAGCTCGACCAGAGCGTGTACATGGAGAAGAACTTGTCGATGCTTTCAATGTCGCTCGAGGCCTTGGGCGACGAACAAGACAAACTGCAGAGATACCAGAGAGAGTCGCTGAAGCAGCAGCAACTTCAGAAGCAGCTCCTGGAGCGTCGGCGCTTGGAGAACGACCAGAGGCGACTTCGAGGCGAGCCGTTGCTCCCGGCGGACCTGGATGGCCCGGCGTTCCGCAAGATTGATCCGCCTTCCCAGTTGAACACGCTCATGATGAGCAGCCAGGCGCAACTCCAGTGTGAAGACATcaacgctgcatgcagcgagacCCTGGGAAAGATGTTCCTCCTCCACTGGGGCAACCTGCGAAAGAAGCAAACCCCCGCTGGGTTGagcgccgctgtcgccgcggccgccgccgaTGCAAAATGA